TTCTTGGTGTCTATTTCTGCCTAAACACcaatttcaatgtatttattgaaCTAAAAGAAGTGAATAATCATGTTGAGAGACCGATCCAAGTGACCTTTTGGTAATTTTCTTCATTATGCATTACTGATTCAACCACTAGTTTATAGGTGGAAGCAACAGCATACTCTTTTTTGAAGTTAGTAAACGTCATtgtttccccccccccccccattttgcaATACATTTAGATCCATGTATTGCAAGACTGTAAATTTGTAGTTTTCACAAGAGAATATTCTACACAATGCATCCTGTCTCCCTAAGATATGCTTTTACTAAATTAGGAGGCCATGCGTTTGCAATCGTAAGTCCAACTCTATTAActgtattatttgaaaaaaattgaaatattttcaatatacctGAAGATAACTTAATTTGGGTTTATCGTCAGTTTTATAGATGTTGATGTAAACAACTGATTATTAATACCAACACTTGCGATAAATCAACACATATTCTGcgtcttgatatttttttcatttcaccaAATCGTCCCTCTGCCTTAATTCTCTTCTGCAGGAGCAAAGCAttagtaaataaatcaaaagctAATTGACAACAAAACACGTGTATTCACTTGAGTATAGAAtggtttatatatgtatacactGTGGTTATTGCCACTACATAAGAGATTAAAGGAAAAAAGTATTCAAGACGACGGAAAAAATACAGAActgcaaaaaatattcaaatgtttcAAAGGATAGGGATAACTTGTTTCAaaggtttaaaatttgatggTTTTAAAGAGATTAAAATTCatgatcaaacaaaattttaaaaagaaattttgatgATGGAGATTTGGTTTGTAGAAATCAGCGTCATCAAAGTGAATTAAATGAACGTCGTATAATTGAACTACAGATAAAAGATCTTGAAGAATACAGGAAAACAACTGTAGATGATTGGAAATCCTTAAAGGAATTAAAAGACATTGTAAAGCAGCTTGGAAATGACAATGACCGACTGAAGCAAGACATTGACACTGCTCTGTTCAGGTAGATCcaaattgataattataataatgtgctcataaattattatatatttcttaaatattattgttaatattatatttcatgCGTTTAGACAGCATTTGCttacattttaaaagatttaagcgttttgaattatttaaaatttttgtaagaTGTTCTGCTGCTCAGAACGAGGTGAGTCAATTAAAACTTGACTCCAAAACAAAATGTGAAGAAAATCAACgtttacaaaaacaaataacacaGAATGAAGAGCACACCGAAGAACTACAAGAAAGCCTTTCAAATATAAGGAAAGAAAAACAACAGCTATTAGAgaggtatacatgtacattagatatttttatttaaactaatacatttattttcactGTTCTTAAAATATTCAGGAATAAGTACAATGCATATGTACAGActaatattcaatttaatgtaaCCTTATTCTTTATGATTGTAAGCAATAAGCAGCTTGAAAAGCTGCTCTCGCATCAGAACGAACAAATTCAATTAGCCACGGACAAATCAACATGTTTGCAAGAGAGAATTAAAGAACTACAGAATGAAAACAGTAATAAAGGACTTAATATTGCCGACTTATCCAAACAAAAGGAAGACGCAATCAAAAGGTGAAATGAACATTATTATATAGTAGAAATTATGGGTATTATTACTGACATTTTCGATTGAACTACTATTTATTCACACAATGTACTGTTACTTTAACATATACTCGGAAACTAGTTCCATAAAGAGAATTGTATTCAACTAAAcgcaaataattattttattattgctAAGCAAGATTAAATCaaggagaaaaaagaaaaccaaaatgatgaagatttgttttgaataatgTCTCTGAACTTTGTTTCAGGATAAGAGATCTTGAGAACCAAATCTCGATTTACAAAGATCAAATGATATCAGCTACGGACGATTCGAAGCGTTTTCAAGAGAGAATAACAGAACTGCATGGAGAAAACAGTCGTCTGCAACATGATATTGACGACTTATCTAAACAAAAGGAAGACGCACTTACAAGGTTAAATGAATTTCTTCTAAtcaacaaaaatacaatttttaacgGAACGGTGTTGGTCATTTAAGAATCTTTTGATCTTATCGAAAAAGAGGAGCTTTataaaaagatgtaaaaaaaattcatatcataaagCCAAAATAGTCGAAAAATTTCTATGCAAAATAATGGTTTATAgcctaaaaaacatttttaaacactcAATGTAGATCTAATGAGTAATTTGTTGTCCGCCCAATTTTCAAAACGAACATTTGAACCCGTTTCATCACAGATTAAGCAAAATAGCTGGCGCTAAGTTAACACATGGAAATGCAGCAATAACCGACTTGAGTGATACAGATCGTCCCACGAAGTTAGCAGAGAAATTTTCGGAACTTTATGACAATGCATGGACGGATGCTTTTGAGGAACTAGATAATACTTTCCATAATGAAGAAGAAACGATTAAAGTTCTACTGCGAATTTTTCAGGTAAACCTTTTTAGTgttatgtatataaataaaaaaaattaaaaaaagaaaagaaaactaaaCATACTTAAAATGCTCTTTTGTTGAATTAATACcaatacaaattataattaattttaaaggaGGCAAACACATTTTGCGTCGAAACAGAAAATAATTACGAAACAAGAATTGGACAGGCAGTTTTCACGTTAGCAAGCAAAACGGAGGtttgtatttgatattatttaatatgaataaaCCACTGTAACAAATATAAGCAGACATACTATACAATCATAGCTGTTTTTAAGGTCAATACGATAATTAGCTAACGAAGAAATACAATATTCACCTCGCATTTGGCTCGGTTAATATTTTACTTATCGGGTAGCTTAATACtcgtattgataaaaaaaaaccccaacaataATTGTTCTAAGATATGATTAAGCTACGAATTGATACAGACATATCAAACCGAGTGTTATCAAGAAAAGATTTTAGTTTGAAGCCATGGCCAAACAAATTAAGAAATGCGACATTTCATGGGTGATCTATTTTTTTAGTCCGATgtagtgaaaataaaatgttataataacCCCCTAGGGGACGTGCAGGTAAATAtaacgttttattttttctagatAGTTGTGTATGAGTCAATCAGAGAGTTAGAAAAAAAAGCTATTATTAGTAAAACAGAAAGCTTGTATgttaaacttttttattgtaattaGAGCCATCTAATACAAAATACAAACGTTGAGATAAAGAAAGTTCTTGCGGATCTAAGGATCTCACTGAGCAGTGCTTGTTGTTCGGTCATTGAAGAGGTAAGTGTACCATACAGACCATACATCAATTAATTTGATAAGTATTTCCTTATCCATGTAAAACCTCATATGGTTATCTGTGCAGATGGTGCTATCAAAACTCCCGTCCATCTTGGAGAGCGTTGACATTGCTGCATGCCCATTGACTAAGCTGTTCGCTCGTCAGTGTGCAAGTCTAAGTTGGAAGATGAGAATCCGGGATCCACTCCTGTTTGTCCGGTTCGAGTTTAGATGTGGATCGACATTCAACTCGGACGTACTGAAGAGGTATACAAAAACGGGCGGATACCTGGACTTTCTTGTCTGGCCTACTCTTTACTTGCACGAAAACGGCCCAGTTTTGACGAAAGGTGTGGCTCAACCAAAGATTGCACCATAACTCCTATCTTTAAATGCATTTGTTGacaaacatttttcaatatatatatgtataataatttgGATTACGCttgatatgtatacatgtatataccatttaatatatactaatatctttatttattgtttaatatatctttatattagttttaattaaatgttatcTATCTCCGTATTCATTTGGTTTGGGGGTGGGAGATAAGATTTGAAGGCTTTTTCAAAGGTTTGAAGGAGGATTGAAATTCTGACAGGTTCTGTGTCTTCATTTCTTATTgcacaaatattaaatataaatgtgtttCCATAAACCACAGTGGTATATACTTTGCAAATACCAGGCGTTTCAGATCCCCTTTCCGACCCTGACTTGATCTGCACATGCTGTATGGTGTTCCCAGTATCTGATTAATCATCACAGTACTAGGGTATCATTtgtgtgtaatttttttatctgTAGATTATAGAATATCATGTTTATCCTTCACGATGTactgaaatgaataaatattaatcaCGCTTTGTTTATGGACGTTATTATATCATTCTATAGACATATACGGGGGTA
The nucleotide sequence above comes from Magallana gigas chromosome 2, xbMagGiga1.1, whole genome shotgun sequence. Encoded proteins:
- the LOC105317855 gene encoding myosin heavy chain, cardiac muscle isoform — its product is MQKKENDAFKMKKRIWEVESDNCRYRIALSKMTGDCMIINARNQRHQSELNERRIIELQIKDLEEYRKTTVDDWKSLKELKDIVKQLGNDNDRLKQDIDTALFRCSAAQNEVSQLKLDSKTKCEENQRLQKQITQNEEHTEELQESLSNIRKEKQQLLESNKQLEKLLSHQNEQIQLATDKSTCLQERIKELQNENSNKGLNIADLSKQKEDAIKRIRDLENQISIYKDQMISATDDSKRFQERITELHGENSRLQHDIDDLSKQKEDALTRLSKIAGAKLTHGNAAITDLSDTDRPTKLAEKFSELYDNAWTDAFEELDNTFHNEEETIKVLLRIFQEANTFCVETENNYETRIGQAVFTLASKTESHLIQNTNVEIKKVLADLRISLSSACCSVIEEMVLSKLPSILESVDIAACPLTKLFARQCASLSWKMRIRDPLLFVRFEFRCGSTFNSDVLKRYTKTGGYLDFLVWPTLYLHENGPVLTKGVAQPKIAP